In the Topomyia yanbarensis strain Yona2022 chromosome 3, ASM3024719v1, whole genome shotgun sequence genome, one interval contains:
- the LOC131691312 gene encoding DNA replication complex GINS protein PSF3 yields MNKPSYYPNYYSIDDVMITQERIPSRALQNLFGLGFLDTSEKGEHLEANHQLELPLWYLLQQDERNPSFQLVIPDIFTTAYKEIYKADASYVELGKLNKFYYELGMYLCKFETGDDLASMLFDTAQERIKGIKDMCNNVSSENLTDNKKLEYMERILYEAGSKSHKMFSDWLQEKSVNIKSTELVTNHRKRKRDEMDDDEVNSQVSQRSSM; encoded by the exons atgaataaacccaGTTATTATCCAAACTATTATTCAATTGATGACGTGATGATAACGCAGGAACGAATTCCCAGTCGGGCCCTTCAAAACCTCTTCGGCTTAG GTTTCCTGGATACTTCTGAAAAAGGTGAGCATTTAGAAGCAAATCATCAACTTGAACTGCCACTTTGGTATTTACTGCAGCAAGATGAACGGAATCCAAGCTTCCA ATTGGTTATTCCGGACATCTTCACCACGGCTTACAAAGAGATCTATAAGGCGGACGCAAGCTATGTTGAGCTAGGCAAATTGAACAAATTTTACTATGAACTGGGCATGTATCTGTGTAAATTTGAGACTGGAGATGATTTGGCAAGTATGTTATTCGATACAGCTCAGGAGCGCATTAAAGGAATAAAGGACATGTGCAACAATGTAAGCAGCGAAAATTTAACTGATAATAAGAAACTGGAATACATGGAACGGATTCTGTATGAAGCCGGAAGCAAAAGTCATAAAATGTTTTCTGACTGGCTGCAGGAGAAATCGGTTAATATAAAATCAACCGAACTCGTTACCAATCATCGGAAAAGAAAGCGTGATGAAATGGATGATGATGAAGTCAATTCACAGGTTTCTCAACGTAGTTCAATGTAA